A stretch of the Candidatus Zixiibacteriota bacterium genome encodes the following:
- the typA gene encoding translational GTPase TypA translates to MTDIARIRNLAIVAHIDHGKTTLIDSVFKATQTFRKNQEVAERLMDNNVLERERGITIRSKHCTVSWNDYLINIIDTPGHADFSGEVERVLSMVDSVLLLVDANEGPMPQTRYVLMRALKLGLRPIVVINKVDRPNARPDYALNKTFDLFIELGATDEQAQFPVLFGSGLDGWFVNDLNNEEHKGMDALFQTIIDEVSPPQVNQDGDFLMQVSSLDWNDYIGQIGCGRVLRGTLRKGEIISRLVTKLNDPLAQDKGWELDSSSKAKCTHMWITHGLTRVGTDAISAGNIVWLAGPPEIGIGDTFTKSEDINEALKPLEIEEPTLSMFFLVNNGPFSGQDGKAIMLRQLKERLERELRVNVALRMEDIGRSDGVKVSGRGELHLAILIEEMRREGLEFCFSRPEVITHLDENGNVLEPMEQLIINIPEEHQGIIIEKLAKRKGELIFVENAGTNTIRIEFNIPTRGLIGYRSEFLTDTRGLGIMASRFVGYGPWCGDIVSRNKGSVVSIETGYATAYAIEGLQQRSVIFIDPAEKIYNGQIVGENSRTRDMTCNPTKRKNLTNHRSSTKDISVRLNVPRKMTLEEAMEWIRDDELAEVTPKSIRIRKAILDIDKRKRAEKKQPALDESRNVPQPRVTA, encoded by the coding sequence ATGACTGACATTGCTCGCATCCGAAATCTCGCTATTGTTGCACATATTGATCACGGCAAAACTACACTTATAGATTCTGTATTTAAAGCAACACAGACTTTCCGCAAAAACCAAGAAGTTGCCGAACGGCTCATGGACAACAATGTATTAGAACGTGAACGCGGTATAACTATTCGTTCAAAACACTGCACCGTATCATGGAATGATTACCTGATAAATATTATAGATACTCCCGGTCATGCTGATTTCTCCGGCGAAGTAGAACGGGTACTCTCTATGGTTGACTCGGTTCTTTTGTTAGTTGATGCCAACGAAGGGCCGATGCCTCAGACCCGTTATGTGCTTATGCGCGCCTTAAAGCTCGGACTTCGCCCGATTGTCGTTATCAATAAAGTCGACCGTCCGAACGCTCGCCCGGATTATGCCCTGAATAAAACATTTGACCTCTTTATAGAATTAGGCGCCACCGATGAGCAGGCTCAATTCCCGGTACTTTTTGGTTCCGGCCTTGATGGATGGTTTGTCAATGATTTGAACAATGAGGAGCATAAAGGAATGGATGCCCTCTTTCAGACAATCATTGACGAAGTTTCTCCTCCTCAAGTCAATCAGGATGGTGATTTTTTAATGCAAGTCAGTTCTCTTGATTGGAATGATTATATCGGCCAAATTGGTTGTGGGCGGGTGCTCCGAGGCACTTTAAGGAAAGGTGAAATTATTAGCCGATTAGTTACAAAGCTGAATGACCCGTTGGCTCAAGATAAAGGCTGGGAATTGGATTCTTCTTCAAAAGCAAAGTGTACTCACATGTGGATTACTCACGGTTTGACACGGGTTGGAACCGATGCAATTTCTGCCGGCAATATTGTTTGGTTAGCCGGACCTCCGGAGATTGGCATTGGCGATACATTTACCAAAAGTGAAGATATCAACGAAGCGCTAAAACCTCTTGAAATCGAAGAACCTACTCTTTCAATGTTTTTCTTAGTCAACAACGGACCATTCTCAGGACAGGATGGCAAGGCTATTATGCTCCGCCAGTTAAAAGAACGGCTCGAAAGAGAACTTCGCGTGAATGTTGCTCTTAGAATGGAAGATATCGGCCGCTCGGATGGTGTGAAAGTTTCAGGACGCGGCGAACTTCATTTAGCTATCTTAATTGAAGAAATGCGGCGTGAAGGACTTGAATTCTGTTTTTCCCGTCCGGAAGTCATCACACATCTTGATGAAAACGGTAATGTTTTGGAACCTATGGAACAGCTTATTATAAATATTCCCGAAGAACATCAGGGAATCATCATAGAAAAACTTGCCAAACGTAAAGGCGAGTTGATATTCGTTGAAAATGCCGGTACGAATACTATTCGCATCGAATTTAATATCCCTACGCGCGGCTTGATCGGATACAGATCGGAGTTTTTAACCGACACACGCGGCCTTGGAATTATGGCATCCCGTTTTGTCGGCTATGGTCCATGGTGCGGCGATATTGTATCAAGAAACAAAGGTTCTGTCGTTAGTATCGAAACGGGTTATGCCACTGCCTATGCCATAGAAGGGCTTCAACAGCGGTCGGTCATTTTTATTGATCCGGCAGAAAAAATCTATAACGGTCAGATTGTTGGCGAAAATTCAAGAACCAGAGATATGACTTGCAACCCAACCAAACGGAAAAATCTGACCAACCATCGGTCATCAACAAAAGATATAAGTGTCAGACTTAATGTTCCCCGCAAGATGACTTTAGAGGAAGCAATGGAATGGATCAGAGATGATGAACTGGCTGAAGTAACTCCAAAATCTATTCGGATTAGAAAAGCAATTTTGGATATAGATAAACGAAAACGCGCCGAGAAAAAACAGCCCGCCTTAGATGAAAGCCGTAATGTGCCACAACCAAGAGTTACCGCATAA
- a CDS encoding ammonium transporter: protein MFDSGNTGFMLVATSPVMLMTPGLAFFYGGLLGRKNVLSIMIQSFVSMGATTILWYAVGFSLCFSGGEGGNLLSPNGS from the coding sequence ATGTTTGATTCTGGCAATACCGGTTTTATGCTTGTGGCTACAAGTCCGGTCATGCTAATGACACCGGGTCTGGCGTTTTTCTATGGCGGTTTGTTGGGGCGTAAGAACGTGCTCTCTATCATGATTCAGAGCTTCGTTTCAATGGGAGCAACAACAATTCTATGGTATGCAGTTGGTTTTTCGCTTTGTTTCAGCGGCGGCGAAGGCGGAAATCTCTTATCTCCAAACGGGAGTTAG
- a CDS encoding response regulator transcription factor — protein MNGIDSARKIIDETPDTKIIMLSMHADRKFIQESLRVGACGYILKESAVREVIEAIDVVWKGELFFSKSVRSQVLRDYVEWMREGSSLSCSPLSGREREVLQLLAEGKSTKDIAGMLYISVKTVESYRKQIMDKLSLHSIAELTKYAIREGLAKLD, from the coding sequence TTGAACGGAATAGACTCTGCCCGAAAAATAATTGATGAAACACCTGACACGAAAATTATAATGCTCTCAATGCATGCCGATCGGAAATTTATCCAGGAGTCATTACGTGTCGGAGCATGTGGATACATACTCAAAGAGTCGGCTGTCCGGGAAGTCATAGAAGCTATCGATGTGGTCTGGAAGGGAGAGTTGTTTTTCAGTAAATCTGTACGCAGTCAAGTGCTCCGCGACTATGTCGAATGGATGCGCGAAGGCAGTAGTTTATCCTGTTCGCCGCTGAGCGGGAGAGAACGTGAGGTTCTCCAGCTTCTCGCCGAGGGCAAGTCCACTAAGGATATAGCGGGAATGCTATACATAAGTGTGAAAACTGTAGAGAGCTATCGAAAGCAGATTATGGATAAACTTAGCCTGCACAGTATTGCCGAACTGACCAAATACGCTATTCGCGAAGGACTTGCCAAATTAGATTAG
- a CDS encoding DEAD/DEAH box helicase, translated as MNLNQQLLDTALECDSSGSNKTTQQSDNEFDDLGIAPSLIKEIGKLNFKNPTPIQKESIPAGIRGEDIIAIAQTGSGKTLAFGIPMLQRLSKMKNGAGLVLVPTRELAIQVDKSLQAFSRSVNLRSAVLIGGASMSLQRNTLKKNPRILIATPGRLMDHIKRKTVNLDNIEVFILDEADRMLDMGFIPDIKKIMKSIPDTRQTMLFAATMPKEIEAIAEKLMNDPTRIETNRSGTTPAEVSHEMFFINSQDKKRLLAVQLKQCSGPVLVFTRTKRMASKLTIKVKNMGFAAAEIHSNRSLEQRRNALEGFKRGRYQILVATDIASRGIDVSGIELVINYDMPANSEDYVHRIGRTGRAGKAGHAVSFATTDQKGSIRNIERFMKTKLAVSVLPTLPSENIFLKEAHQLNVNSEPSKDEKPSRRKSSKYPSSKHQGFKNSDPEKFATKRIDSEQKDSKRKDSNQQESKRKNSKHQNSRPTDFNHKDSNNENHFWANYKKSWSAKKKSAGGQSSRRKKRAKRK; from the coding sequence TTGAACTTAAACCAACAATTGCTTGATACTGCCTTAGAATGCGATAGCAGCGGAAGTAACAAAACAACGCAACAATCGGACAACGAATTTGATGATTTGGGTATTGCCCCAAGTTTAATAAAAGAGATAGGTAAACTTAACTTTAAAAATCCGACTCCTATTCAAAAGGAATCGATACCGGCTGGCATTCGCGGTGAGGATATTATCGCTATTGCCCAGACTGGTTCCGGCAAAACTCTGGCATTTGGAATTCCTATGCTGCAGCGTTTATCAAAAATGAAAAATGGCGCCGGGCTTGTTTTAGTTCCGACTCGTGAGCTGGCAATTCAGGTGGATAAATCGCTTCAAGCTTTTAGCCGCTCAGTAAATTTGCGTTCGGCAGTTTTGATTGGGGGAGCCTCGATGTCTTTGCAGCGGAATACTCTTAAAAAGAATCCGCGTATTCTTATTGCCACCCCCGGACGACTTATGGATCATATCAAAAGAAAAACAGTCAATCTTGATAATATTGAGGTTTTTATATTAGATGAAGCCGACCGGATGCTCGATATGGGATTTATTCCTGACATTAAAAAAATAATGAAATCAATTCCCGATACACGTCAAACGATGCTTTTTGCAGCAACCATGCCGAAAGAAATTGAAGCAATTGCCGAGAAACTTATGAATGATCCGACCCGCATTGAAACTAATCGTTCCGGTACTACCCCTGCCGAGGTTAGTCACGAAATGTTTTTCATCAATAGCCAGGATAAAAAACGTCTTTTAGCGGTTCAGCTTAAACAGTGTTCCGGTCCGGTGCTGGTTTTTACTCGAACAAAACGAATGGCAAGTAAATTAACCATTAAAGTAAAAAATATGGGTTTTGCGGCAGCTGAAATTCATTCCAATCGAAGTTTGGAACAAAGGCGAAATGCTTTGGAAGGATTTAAAAGGGGAAGGTATCAGATTCTCGTAGCAACCGATATTGCCTCACGCGGAATCGATGTCTCCGGAATTGAACTGGTGATCAACTACGATATGCCGGCCAACTCAGAAGATTATGTGCATCGTATCGGTCGCACCGGTCGCGCCGGAAAAGCCGGACATGCTGTTTCTTTTGCCACTACCGATCAAAAAGGATCAATCAGAAATATCGAAAGATTTATGAAAACCAAATTGGCGGTTTCGGTTCTGCCGACCCTGCCATCCGAAAATATCTTTCTGAAAGAAGCCCATCAATTGAATGTAAATAGCGAACCTTCAAAAGATGAAAAACCATCGAGACGAAAATCCTCAAAATATCCCTCATCAAAACATCAGGGCTTCAAAAACAGTGATCCTGAAAAATTTGCTACGAAGCGGATTGATTCGGAACAGAAGGATTCCAAAAGAAAAGATTCGAATCAGCAAGAATCAAAACGTAAAAATTCAAAACATCAAAACTCACGACCGACTGATTTCAATCATAAGGATTCCAATAATGAAAATCATTTCTGGGCAAACTATAAAAAAAGCTGGTCTGCTAAAAAGAAATCTGCAGGTGGTCAAAGCTCCAGGCGGAAAAAACGTGCCAAGCGCAAGTAA
- a CDS encoding response regulator transcription factor has product MIRILLADDHKLLIDGLRPLLEGQGNIKVVGVAKDGLEAVNLAARHKPNIILPDISMP; this is encoded by the coding sequence ATGATTAGAATCCTGCTGGCAGATGACCACAAGCTGCTGATTGACGGGCTTCGTCCTCTATTGGAAGGACAAGGGAATATTAAAGTGGTTGGAGTAGCCAAAGATGGATTGGAGGCTGTAAACCTTGCCGCGAGACATAAACCCAATATTATCCTTCCTGACATTTCAATGCCTTGA
- a CDS encoding T9SS type A sorting domain-containing protein, which yields MMNRIIKIFMLIGVMLITATAAYADYHYASHDGSDEPPYTSWETAAHVVQDAADAASRGDTIYVGAGDYYGRIFLHDDSLALIGMGMDSSRVWYDEFPRSVISCDSITTIVDLFIEHTGNFSNAIYGGIYRELYVYNCRFEGGGVFGATRTFVQNCIFNGEQSTVHNGFGDTYLYVSNCIIQTFDDAPIHSLADTNIIINNIAKSQGAWHAVEICAIDELSEYDYIANNLILSYVSGNGIIISPSGENSIIVNNTIDTIYAHTYWEVDVAIDLEGDNAILTVLNNALTGGEVAGIGLFGSNQTLYANYNNIWGTEHSFRILGLPNFIDTTYGFIHKYPMFNNQGDDYHLQAFSPLIDAGDPNILDVDGTRSDLGCYGGQGGESYTYLDLPPHTPDSLSANIDLDDSTINLIWRFIGEADFNRYELYRDTYSGFEPSEFNLIAELDTSYYLDSDWTTDQDYYYRIASIDNQDNISDYSEELEINLVSIWDMPGVERPEFTAITSNYPNPFNSQTTIVYYVGNIGPIPAQINIDIYDILGRKVRLLFDARKEVGSHKIIWDGKDDNGNALPSGLYFASISQWNERRLSSKRKLLLVK from the coding sequence ATGATGAATAGAATCATCAAAATATTCATGCTAATCGGTGTAATGCTTATAACAGCCACTGCCGCCTACGCCGACTACCACTACGCCAGCCATGACGGCTCGGATGAGCCCCCCTACACCAGCTGGGAGACAGCGGCGCATGTGGTGCAGGATGCCGCCGATGCCGCCAGCCGTGGCGATACGATATATGTAGGCGCCGGAGATTACTATGGGCGCATTTTCCTGCATGATGATTCATTGGCGCTTATCGGTATGGGGATGGACTCCTCGCGAGTGTGGTATGATGAGTTCCCGCGTTCGGTGATAAGCTGCGACTCTATAACTACTATCGTAGATCTTTTTATCGAGCATACCGGCAACTTTAGCAATGCTATCTATGGCGGTATTTATCGCGAATTATATGTTTACAATTGCAGGTTTGAAGGCGGCGGTGTTTTTGGTGCTACTAGAACATTTGTGCAAAATTGCATCTTTAACGGTGAGCAATCAACTGTGCATAATGGTTTCGGTGACACATATTTGTATGTTTCTAATTGCATCATTCAGACTTTTGATGATGCGCCTATACATTCTTTGGCTGATACGAATATTATAATAAATAATATTGCTAAAAGTCAAGGTGCATGGCATGCTGTTGAAATTTGCGCTATAGATGAACTTTCAGAATATGACTATATCGCCAATAATCTTATATTAAGCTATGTAAGTGGTAACGGAATAATAATATCGCCTTCAGGTGAAAATTCAATAATTGTAAACAATACCATAGATACAATTTATGCCCATACATATTGGGAAGTTGATGTAGCCATAGATTTAGAAGGAGATAACGCAATACTCACTGTTTTAAATAATGCCTTAACCGGTGGTGAAGTTGCAGGCATCGGTCTTTTTGGGTCCAACCAGACATTATATGCGAATTATAACAATATCTGGGGAACAGAACATAGTTTTCGAATACTTGGCTTACCTAACTTTATAGATACGACCTATGGTTTTATTCATAAATATCCAATGTTTAACAATCAGGGTGATGATTATCATCTTCAAGCCTTCTCCCCGCTTATAGATGCCGGCGATCCAAACATCCTTGATGTTGACGGGACTCGCTCTGATTTAGGCTGTTATGGCGGACAGGGAGGTGAATCTTATACTTATCTCGACTTACCGCCCCATACTCCCGACAGCCTGTCGGCTAATATAGATCTTGACGACTCAACCATTAATCTTATCTGGCGTTTTATTGGTGAAGCTGATTTCAATCGCTATGAATTATATCGCGACACTTATTCAGGCTTTGAGCCATCGGAGTTTAACCTTATTGCCGAGCTTGACACATCATATTATTTAGATTCCGATTGGACGACGGATCAAGATTATTATTACCGGATAGCCTCGATTGATAATCAGGATAATATCTCAGATTATTCAGAGGAACTGGAGATTAACCTTGTTTCGATATGGGATATGCCGGGAGTTGAGAGGCCCGAGTTTACAGCTATCACCAGCAACTATCCCAATCCTTTTAATTCGCAGACTACCATTGTTTATTATGTCGGTAATATCGGTCCGATACCGGCTCAGATAAATATCGATATCTATGATATCTTAGGCCGCAAGGTGAGATTGTTATTCGATGCAAGAAAGGAGGTTGGAAGTCATAAGATAATTTGGGATGGTAAGGATGATAACGGCAATGCTCTTCCCTCAGGCTTATATTTTGCATCTATCAGCCAATGGAATGAGCGGCGGTTGTCATCGAAAAGGAAGCTATTATTAGTAAAGTAA
- a CDS encoding RNA-binding protein: protein MQGNNLYVGNLSYSVTESQLKDLFSNHGEVKDVRVIDGKGFGFVEMTDTTSAEKAMEALNETEFEGRTLKVNEARPKNDNRRDNRGRGSSRY, encoded by the coding sequence ATGCAAGGTAACAATCTTTACGTAGGAAATCTCAGTTATTCGGTAACTGAAAGTCAATTAAAAGACCTTTTTTCCAATCATGGAGAAGTTAAAGATGTCAGAGTAATCGATGGTAAAGGTTTTGGTTTTGTCGAGATGACAGACACGACCAGCGCCGAAAAAGCCATGGAAGCTTTAAACGAAACCGAATTTGAAGGACGTACTTTAAAAGTCAATGAAGCTCGCCCGAAAAATGATAATAGAAGAGACAATCGGGGCAGGGGCAGCTCGAGATACTAA
- a CDS encoding efflux RND transporter permease subunit — translation MHSFFKFFASRHKIANLFTVGVIILGLYSLTYIQRDRRPQVDFGQMVITTRCPGASSEDVELNVTNKIEEQLKSVTGIEDIVSFSMENISTIQVNIDPDASNQDEVKLEIREAVGRVTDLPEEVDDLPFVKDIKSSIMPVLEIGIIGDISYKEKRSIVDRLQKKLEELPGVSSVEKYGYRAREIKIEVKPNALEEYQISLGEIIGAIQNQNIRSTAGTFESYTSEKNVVTLAQFGNPLDVGDVIIRSTFEGLHVKVKDLAIIRDGFEEETVISRVNAKPALSLLVNKKENADIIRTVDAIKKTLTKEQKYLSDDVSFHYANDASYRVRSRMDVVLSNALMGLILVIMVLTVFLQFRTALWVALSIPVVLLGVVFLLPFFNELLSSVALAAMVLILGIIVDDGIVIAENIHRHREKGKSPLAAATDGIREVYAPVVTTILTTSLAFIPMFFISGRMGKFIYVIPLVVSLALFVSLVEVTIALPAHIAGGLKRNSAGKSSTSRNWFKPLQNLFKIVIYYVLKVRYLFVLLFVLLFAFSIRYAVKNMDFVLFPSGNADELNVQIETPVGTSLEATSEKTAEVENLIDSLLGDELVSSITRVGRGGSFANVEVENMAQIALILTPTTERDRSGLEIVKELRQKSKKLEGFNKITFAVKSVGFALAGKPVSLRIIGSDDIMRKELADSIEVIMTNTNGVKDIERDDKSGKEQIEIVINKEKAAKAELTVANIAQNIRIAYDGQIVTSVRYGEEDVNFRVSLQAKARKNLNYLSDLLIPNKKGRLIPLGEVAVFKISPGPLNLYHYNGERAVTITASVNQDIISPMAATKEIISKINLENDWRGMHILTGGESKESKSSMIDLFIALTLAVIGIYFMLIILFDSFSQPFIVLLAIPFGLVGVIGAFVLHNQTLSFVGMLGVIGLAGVVVNDSLLLVNHLNKLRKDAGNLNMLQIVIEGTTNRLRAILITTFTTVASLLPLAYGIGGSDEMMTPMALALGYGLLFATFLTLGLVPCFYMIGQDIGKLFKKIKTPIANGG, via the coding sequence ATGCATTCATTTTTTAAGTTTTTTGCCAGCCGTCATAAAATTGCTAATCTCTTTACTGTCGGTGTAATAATTCTTGGGCTATATTCTCTTACATATATTCAACGTGATAGACGTCCTCAGGTTGATTTTGGGCAAATGGTGATAACTACCAGGTGCCCCGGGGCTTCTTCTGAGGATGTCGAGTTAAACGTAACCAATAAAATTGAAGAACAGCTCAAAAGTGTAACCGGAATCGAAGATATTGTTTCCTTTTCGATGGAGAATATATCGACAATTCAGGTTAATATTGATCCGGATGCCAGTAATCAGGATGAAGTTAAATTGGAAATTAGAGAGGCTGTAGGGCGGGTAACGGATTTGCCTGAAGAAGTTGATGATTTACCTTTTGTGAAAGATATCAAATCATCAATTATGCCAGTTCTTGAAATAGGTATCATAGGGGATATATCTTATAAAGAAAAACGCTCTATTGTTGATCGTCTGCAGAAAAAACTGGAAGAACTGCCGGGTGTATCCTCTGTTGAAAAATATGGCTACCGAGCGCGTGAAATTAAAATCGAAGTCAAGCCAAATGCTCTTGAAGAGTATCAAATTTCACTCGGAGAAATTATTGGTGCCATTCAAAATCAAAACATACGTTCAACCGCTGGCACTTTTGAATCGTACACTAGTGAAAAAAATGTCGTTACACTTGCCCAATTTGGTAATCCTCTTGATGTGGGCGATGTTATCATTAGATCAACATTTGAAGGTTTGCATGTTAAAGTTAAAGATTTGGCAATTATTAGAGACGGTTTTGAAGAAGAGACTGTTATTTCCCGCGTGAACGCCAAACCTGCTTTATCCCTTTTGGTAAACAAAAAAGAGAATGCGGATATTATTCGGACCGTTGATGCTATTAAAAAGACTTTAACCAAGGAGCAAAAATACTTATCAGATGACGTCAGTTTCCATTATGCCAACGATGCCTCATATCGGGTTCGAAGTAGAATGGATGTTGTTCTTTCAAATGCTCTTATGGGCTTAATTCTGGTTATCATGGTTCTCACCGTATTTCTACAGTTTCGCACTGCTTTATGGGTAGCTCTCAGCATCCCGGTTGTCCTGTTGGGAGTTGTTTTCCTATTGCCATTTTTTAACGAACTTCTAAGCTCTGTTGCTCTTGCTGCGATGGTTTTAATATTGGGTATTATTGTTGATGATGGCATTGTAATAGCAGAAAATATCCATCGTCACAGAGAAAAAGGGAAATCTCCCTTGGCGGCGGCGACGGATGGTATTCGAGAAGTATATGCGCCGGTTGTAACAACTATTCTCACAACGTCGCTTGCATTTATTCCTATGTTCTTCATCTCCGGACGGATGGGCAAATTTATCTATGTCATCCCTTTGGTAGTTTCTCTGGCTTTATTTGTCTCGTTAGTTGAGGTAACAATAGCTCTTCCGGCACACATTGCCGGAGGATTAAAGCGAAATTCCGCGGGAAAATCTTCAACTAGTAGAAATTGGTTTAAACCATTGCAGAATTTATTTAAAATTGTCATCTACTATGTGCTAAAAGTGCGCTATCTGTTTGTTTTACTTTTTGTTCTTCTTTTTGCATTTTCTATAAGATATGCAGTCAAAAATATGGATTTTGTTTTATTCCCCAGCGGCAATGCGGATGAATTAAACGTGCAAATTGAGACGCCAGTTGGCACTTCTTTGGAGGCTACTTCCGAAAAAACAGCGGAAGTTGAAAATCTTATTGATTCGCTTTTGGGGGATGAACTTGTTTCATCAATAACCCGAGTAGGCAGAGGGGGAAGTTTTGCCAACGTGGAAGTTGAGAATATGGCACAAATTGCTCTTATTTTAACACCAACTACCGAACGCGATAGAAGCGGTTTAGAAATTGTAAAGGAATTGCGTCAGAAAAGTAAAAAGTTGGAGGGATTTAATAAGATTACATTTGCTGTAAAATCTGTAGGTTTTGCCCTTGCTGGTAAGCCGGTATCGCTAAGAATTATCGGTTCGGATGACATTATGAGAAAAGAATTGGCAGACTCTATAGAAGTTATTATGACGAATACTAATGGAGTAAAAGATATTGAGAGAGATGATAAATCGGGCAAAGAACAAATTGAAATCGTTATAAATAAGGAAAAAGCAGCGAAAGCTGAATTGACTGTAGCAAACATTGCTCAAAATATTCGGATAGCCTATGATGGACAGATAGTAACATCTGTAAGATATGGCGAAGAGGATGTTAATTTTAGAGTTTCACTTCAAGCAAAGGCGCGTAAAAATTTGAATTATTTATCCGATTTGTTAATCCCCAATAAGAAAGGGCGGCTTATCCCGCTTGGGGAGGTGGCGGTATTTAAAATCAGCCCCGGACCTTTGAACCTCTATCATTATAACGGCGAGAGAGCTGTAACAATTACTGCCAGCGTGAATCAAGATATAATATCCCCGATGGCAGCCACCAAGGAGATAATTAGTAAAATTAATCTCGAAAATGACTGGCGGGGTATGCATATTCTAACGGGAGGTGAATCGAAGGAATCGAAGTCATCAATGATTGACCTTTTTATTGCATTAACCTTAGCAGTGATTGGTATCTATTTCATGCTCATAATATTGTTCGACTCATTTTCGCAGCCATTTATCGTTTTGTTAGCCATTCCTTTCGGGTTGGTTGGAGTTATTGGAGCGTTTGTTTTACACAATCAAACACTTAGTTTTGTGGGAATGTTAGGAGTTATAGGACTTGCGGGTGTTGTAGTAAATGATTCATTATTACTGGTGAATCATCTAAATAAACTAAGAAAAGATGCGGGAAATTTGAATATGTTGCAGATTGTAATTGAAGGTACAACAAATCGTCTTCGAGCAATTTTAATAACTACTTTTACAACTGTGGCCAGCCTGCTGCCTTTGGCTTATGGAATTGGCGGTTCAGATGAAATGATGACACCAATGGCTTTGGCATTAGGGTATGGGCTTTTGTTTGCCACTTTTCTGACACTTGGCTTGGTGCCATGTTTTTATATGATAGGACAAGATATTGGGAAATTATTTAAAAAAATAAAAACACCTATCGCAAATGGCGGTTGA